A DNA window from Oryzias latipes chromosome 5, ASM223467v1 contains the following coding sequences:
- the LOC101173140 gene encoding N-acetyltransferase 8 has product MSLLIRRYQPKDKDVVLTLFSDGIREHIHPCFQNAMTSPLYIFISLTLCVVGYLVGSLFVAVLFPAAWATLIYYCSYKLFDDYVQERLRTDMQDIIGNYLSRPGDCFWVAEAEQDGKTQILGIVAVMAKQSGKEKVGELFRMIISPKCRRMGLGKKMTQTVIDFCKDQGFSKVVLETSSTQMAAVALYKKLGFKLKLTHKDTQAGPWIILLTRVTILKMEKNL; this is encoded by the coding sequence ATGTCGCTGCTGATTCGACGGTATCAACCAAAGGACAAGGACGTAGTGTTGACCTTGTTCAGCGATGGCATACGAGAGCAtatccatccatgttttcaaAATGCCATGACCAGCCCTCTGTACATATTCATCAGCCTAACTCTGTGTGTTGTGGGTTACCTCGTCGGCTCTTTGTTCGTGGCAGTGCTGTTTCCAGCAGCGTGGGCAACTCTCATCTACTACTGCAGCTACAAACTGTTTGACGACTACGTCCAGGAAAGACTTCGGACAGATATGCAAGACATCATTGGGAACTACCTAAGCAGGCCAGGTGACTGTTTCTGGGTTGCTGAGGCCGAACAGGATGGGAAGACCCAGATTCTTGGCATTGTGGCTGTAATGGCCAAGCAGAgcggaaaagaaaaagtagggGAATTATTTAGAATGATAATTTCACCAAAGTGCAGACGCATGGGCCTGGGCAAGAAGATGACTCAGACTGTGATTGACTTTTGCAAGGATCAAGGCTTTTCTAAAGTGGTTTTGGAAACAAGCTCTACCCAGATGGCTGCTGTCGCCCTGTACAAAAAATTGGGCTTCAAACTCAAGTTAACACATAAAGACACACAAGCTGGTCCCTGGATTATTTTGCTGACTAGagtcacaattttaaaaatggaaaaaaacctcTAA